A genomic region of Candidatus Methylomirabilota bacterium contains the following coding sequences:
- a CDS encoding VOC family protein — translation MAVKKVPEGHNRVSPYLIVDGAERALDFYKKAFGAVELFRHKAPTGKLGHAEVRIGDTVVMLADVHPDFDAHGPAHYGGSPISLHMYVEDVDAVARQAIAAGAKVKRPVADQFYGDRLGTFEDPFGHTWHISTHIEDVSGEELDRRAKAAIAQHQRR, via the coding sequence ATGGCGGTGAAGAAAGTTCCCGAGGGGCACAACCGCGTCTCGCCCTACCTGATCGTCGACGGCGCCGAGCGCGCGCTCGACTTCTACAAGAAGGCGTTCGGCGCCGTCGAGCTGTTCCGGCACAAGGCGCCGACCGGGAAGCTCGGCCATGCCGAGGTGCGGATCGGCGACACCGTCGTCATGCTCGCCGACGTTCATCCGGACTTTGACGCGCACGGCCCGGCGCACTACGGCGGCTCGCCGATCAGCCTGCACATGTACGTCGAGGACGTCGATGCCGTGGCGCGCCAGGCGATCGCTGCGGGAGCGAAGGTCAAGCGGCCGGTCGCCGACCAGTTCTACGGCGACCGGCTGGGAACGTTCGAGGACCCGTTTGGCCACACGTGGCACATCTCGACGCACATCGAGGACGTGTCGGGCGAGGAGCTCGACCGCCGCGCGAAGGCGGCGATAGCGCAACACCAGAGGCGCTAG
- a CDS encoding ribbon-helix-helix domain-containing protein, which translates to MGTRRPVTISLPPQLLKDAERIAAQENRTKSELLREALRFYIDTSEVRRRATRERLFAFVDGVQSRTKGIEPRGIRKLVREAVDAARRTRRRATA; encoded by the coding sequence GTGGGCACACGACGACCCGTCACCATTTCCCTCCCGCCGCAGCTCCTCAAAGATGCCGAGCGGATCGCCGCGCAGGAGAATCGCACGAAGTCGGAGCTGCTCCGAGAGGCGCTCCGCTTCTACATTGACACGAGCGAGGTTCGGAGGCGCGCGACACGCGAGCGGCTGTTCGCCTTCGTCGACGGAGTGCAGTCACGAACGAAGGGGATTGAGCCTCGTGGCATTCGGAAGCTGGTCCGCGAGGCGGTCGACGCGGCTCGCCGCACGCGGCGGCGTGCCACTGCGTGA